A section of the Paenibacillus aurantius genome encodes:
- a CDS encoding TetR/AcrR family transcriptional regulator, translated as MNGFEKRAQGIKNKIKQTTFAMLQTALDLKGMRIADIAKEARVSQVTIYNYFGSKEALLTEVIKDYAEKSIRDFEAYLNEGHSLKEKIEHILSLEKASYKELPPGLIKEMMEENRELDRFFREQYQEKTLPLTMRIVQEGKESGEISEKVSAEQVMALMQLYMNQYELVLGMAAQSEDREGFLEGIVHMFFYGICGKP; from the coding sequence GTGAACGGATTCGAGAAAAGAGCCCAAGGAATCAAAAACAAGATCAAGCAAACGACGTTCGCCATGCTGCAGACCGCTCTGGACCTGAAGGGAATGCGCATCGCCGACATTGCCAAGGAAGCCCGGGTCTCCCAGGTGACCATCTATAACTATTTCGGAAGCAAGGAGGCCCTCTTGACGGAGGTCATCAAGGATTATGCGGAGAAATCCATCCGGGATTTTGAGGCGTACCTGAACGAGGGCCATTCCCTGAAGGAGAAGATCGAGCACATTCTTTCGCTGGAGAAAGCCTCCTACAAGGAGCTCCCGCCCGGCCTGATTAAAGAGATGATGGAAGAGAACCGGGAATTGGACCGCTTCTTCCGCGAGCAGTACCAGGAGAAAACGCTGCCCTTGACCATGAGAATTGTCCAGGAGGGCAAGGAAAGCGGGGAAATTTCGGAGAAGGTGTCCGCCGAGCAGGTGATGGCCCTTATGCAGCTGTACATGAACCAGTACGAACTCGTCCTGGGGATGGCCGCGCAGAGCGAGGACCGGGAGGGCTTTCTCGAAGGCATCGTCCACATGTTCTTCTACGGCATTTGCGGCAAGCCTTAA
- a CDS encoding MFS transporter codes for MKAAMESTQRAGLKEWIGLGVLALPALLVSIDVSVMILALPHIGIGLGADSIQQLWIMDIYGFMLSGFLITMGTLGDRMGRRKLLLLGAACFGLASVLAAFSSSVGMLIAARSVLGVAGAAIAPSAMALIGSLFRDPKQRSLGYGIWFACSMGGMALGPVVGGAMLEHFSWGSVFLLGVPVMALLLVTGPLLLPEYRDPKAGRLDLPSVGLSLGAILPFIYGLKEVAKGNPGLVPVLALGLGIALGAVFVRRQRSLSHPLLEVSLFASPVFRSALGCMFGVTLTGAIMLFLAQQLQFVQSMTPLSAAMWMLPGVIASMAGMLLSPILARYIRPSPLIGTGLVIAAAGCVLLSQAGAGSGLANLVAGYILFSAGSSPVPSLLSGQIIGSAPPEKAGSAASLLQTSGEFAYALGIAVFGSIGAYLFRHQVKELLPAGLDPAAAEASRESLAGAVSAAASLPDSQAEALLQGAGQAFSSGMKVVAVMMTVLMAGIAVYAWMAFKRMPLIGQPEAAGAELAIQESGSIREA; via the coding sequence ATGAAGGCCGCCATGGAATCCACGCAGCGGGCCGGGCTGAAGGAATGGATAGGGCTTGGGGTGCTGGCTCTGCCCGCCCTGCTCGTCTCGATCGACGTGTCCGTCATGATTCTCGCCCTGCCCCATATCGGCATCGGGCTCGGGGCGGATAGCATCCAGCAGCTGTGGATCATGGACATCTACGGATTTATGCTTTCCGGCTTCCTGATCACGATGGGGACGCTCGGGGACCGGATGGGCCGGCGCAAGCTGCTTCTCCTCGGCGCGGCGTGCTTTGGCCTGGCCTCGGTCCTGGCTGCCTTCTCCAGCAGCGTCGGCATGCTGATTGCCGCGCGGTCTGTGCTTGGCGTGGCCGGGGCCGCCATAGCCCCGTCCGCCATGGCCTTAATCGGCAGCCTCTTCCGCGATCCCAAGCAGCGTTCCCTTGGGTACGGTATCTGGTTTGCCTGCTCCATGGGAGGCATGGCCCTCGGCCCCGTGGTCGGAGGCGCGATGCTGGAGCATTTCTCCTGGGGCTCGGTCTTCCTTCTCGGCGTTCCGGTCATGGCGCTGCTGCTTGTTACGGGTCCTCTCCTGCTTCCCGAGTACCGGGACCCGAAGGCCGGGCGCCTGGATCTTCCCAGTGTCGGGTTATCCTTGGGCGCTATTCTTCCGTTTATCTACGGCCTGAAGGAGGTTGCCAAGGGAAACCCGGGACTCGTTCCTGTCCTTGCTCTTGGGTTGGGAATCGCTCTGGGGGCCGTGTTCGTCAGAAGGCAGCGGAGCCTCTCCCATCCCTTGCTCGAGGTAAGCCTTTTTGCCAGCCCAGTCTTCCGTTCCGCTCTCGGCTGCATGTTCGGGGTTACCTTAACGGGTGCGATTATGCTCTTCCTTGCCCAGCAGCTTCAATTTGTTCAGAGCATGACTCCGCTTTCCGCCGCCATGTGGATGCTTCCGGGCGTGATAGCGTCCATGGCCGGCATGCTCCTGTCGCCGATTCTGGCCCGGTATATTCGGCCTTCGCCCCTCATCGGGACAGGGCTGGTAATCGCGGCCGCGGGCTGTGTCCTTCTGTCGCAAGCCGGAGCCGGGTCCGGTCTGGCTAACCTGGTCGCGGGCTATATCTTATTCAGCGCGGGCTCCTCTCCTGTCCCCAGCCTGCTGAGCGGGCAAATCATCGGGTCGGCTCCCCCGGAGAAAGCGGGCTCGGCCGCTTCCCTGCTGCAAACGAGTGGAGAATTCGCCTACGCGCTTGGCATTGCCGTCTTCGGCAGCATCGGAGCCTACCTGTTTCGTCATCAGGTCAAGGAGCTCCTTCCGGCCGGGCTGGATCCGGCAGCGGCCGAAGCCTCCCGGGAGAGCCTGGCGGGAGCGGTCTCGGCTGCGGCCAGCCTGCCGGATTCCCAGGCCGAAGCTCTCCTGCAAGGGGCCGGGCAAGCTTTTTCCAGTGGCATGAAGGTGGTGGCGGTTATGATGACCGTGCTCATGGCCGGGATTGCCGTATATGCCTGGATGGCGTTCAAGCGGATGCCGCTGATCGGACAGCCGGAAGCGGCCGGGGCGGAATTAGCGATTCAAGAGAGTGGAAGCATACGGGAAGCATAA
- a CDS encoding ATP synthase beta subunit C-terminal domain-containing protein, protein MDEELQLNVPLLRRRVPNLTTAAREAGLRAATVSNLCTGKIPVGRAEVRTLVALASLAGCSLDELIIRGSGLRMIETGIKALDLLAPIARGGTVGFVARPNMGQLVLLAELMLRMKKRGFATVFWDPVRDTPGIEHVQAQSDFRHSAPEELFQCLADLREEKDILLGVDRSKVLSGELLALREKLKENGARPITIALVDTKCEAADEEGAYGPLDTLWRFDADLISRSIYPAVDPIASTSTLLEGAFLDAVHLAAQQRAKKLLRRYREMRSLVTAQGVDKITDADLQLYKRGERLESFLAQPFYVAEPYTKKPGEWLTLYETLEDVKRILDGEMDTAEPSELFFRGRLALTP, encoded by the coding sequence ATGGATGAAGAGCTGCAGCTTAACGTTCCTTTGCTTCGCCGCCGGGTTCCTAACCTGACCACCGCAGCTCGGGAAGCCGGACTTAGAGCAGCGACGGTTTCCAATTTATGCACGGGAAAAATACCGGTTGGGCGGGCGGAAGTCCGTACGTTGGTGGCCCTGGCTTCTTTAGCAGGATGTAGTCTGGATGAACTCATTATAAGAGGGAGTGGGCTGCGAATGATCGAAACGGGTATCAAGGCTTTGGATTTGCTGGCACCGATAGCACGAGGGGGAACGGTAGGGTTTGTTGCCAGGCCGAACATGGGGCAGCTGGTGCTGCTGGCGGAATTGATGCTGCGAATGAAGAAACGAGGGTTTGCCACCGTCTTCTGGGATCCCGTTAGGGATACTCCCGGAATCGAACATGTTCAAGCTCAATCCGATTTCCGTCATTCCGCCCCGGAAGAACTGTTTCAATGTCTTGCCGACCTTCGGGAAGAGAAGGATATCCTGCTTGGCGTGGATCGCAGCAAGGTCCTTTCGGGTGAATTATTGGCCTTGCGGGAAAAGCTGAAGGAAAATGGCGCTAGACCCATTACCATAGCGCTTGTTGACACCAAATGTGAGGCAGCCGATGAAGAAGGAGCGTACGGGCCGCTAGATACCCTCTGGAGGTTCGACGCGGACTTAATCAGCCGTTCGATCTATCCCGCTGTCGATCCGATTGCCTCCACCTCCACCCTGCTCGAAGGAGCCTTTCTTGATGCGGTACACCTGGCCGCCCAGCAGCGGGCGAAGAAATTGCTCCGCCGCTACCGGGAAATGAGATCCCTTGTGACGGCCCAAGGGGTAGACAAGATTACCGACGCCGACCTCCAGCTTTACAAGCGGGGTGAGAGGCTGGAATCCTTCCTGGCCCAGCCGTTTTATGTGGCGGAGCCGTACACGAAGAAGCCCGGGGAATGGCTGACGCTTTACGAGACCTTGGAGGATGTGAAGCGGATCCTGGACGGGGAAATGGATACGGCGGAGCCCTCGGAGCTGTTTTTTAGAGGACGTCTGGCGCTTACCCCCTGA
- a CDS encoding DinB family protein, translating into MNSLLVNQYELLSGLFIENIAKHIPEEIADLQPEGFSNTIRWNIGHVLFLTEQLVNFPERSADPLPAEYEKLFARGTRPSEWASEPPSLEELAGHLKEQLERFKRIPEERQSQVLQEPVEGMRTFEELASLILVHNSMHVGIIFTMKQVIEHSLEKSAMEA; encoded by the coding sequence ATGAACTCACTATTGGTCAATCAATACGAGCTGCTCAGCGGGTTGTTTATCGAGAATATTGCCAAGCACATACCGGAGGAGATTGCGGATCTTCAGCCGGAGGGCTTCTCCAATACGATCCGGTGGAACATCGGGCATGTGCTGTTTCTTACGGAGCAGCTGGTGAATTTCCCGGAGCGGTCCGCGGATCCCCTGCCGGCGGAGTATGAGAAGCTGTTCGCCAGAGGAACGAGGCCGTCCGAATGGGCATCGGAGCCGCCGTCCCTGGAGGAGCTGGCCGGTCATCTGAAGGAACAGCTGGAACGGTTTAAACGCATTCCTGAGGAGAGGCAGAGCCAGGTGCTGCAGGAGCCGGTGGAAGGGATGCGGACCTTTGAGGAGCTGGCGAGCTTGATTCTGGTTCATAACTCCATGCATGTAGGGATAATCTTCACCATGAAGCAGGTCATCGAGCATTCGCTTGAGAAGAGTGCTATGGAGGCGTAA
- a CDS encoding MerR family transcriptional regulator has protein sequence MQKEWKVGQLAKMTGLTIRTLRYYDQIGLFSPSGHTVSGYRLYTESDFSRLQQILSLKELGLSLEQIKEVMTGKRMGLQDIVSLQMARLRETIRTQQKLLRELEHVAGLMHRNEPLTVETFTNLMQTMKSSQEKHWDEKKAGWNLYLDQLGAYLDNNPGEPGQGGNPNE, from the coding sequence ATGCAGAAAGAATGGAAGGTTGGACAGCTTGCGAAAATGACGGGACTCACGATACGCACGCTGCGTTATTACGATCAGATCGGCTTGTTCTCCCCGTCCGGTCATACCGTCTCCGGCTACCGGCTTTATACCGAGTCGGACTTCTCCCGCCTGCAGCAAATTCTTTCCTTGAAGGAATTAGGCTTGTCCCTCGAGCAAATCAAAGAAGTGATGACAGGGAAACGCATGGGGCTGCAGGATATTGTCTCCCTTCAGATGGCCCGGCTCCGGGAAACGATCCGGACGCAGCAGAAGCTGCTGCGGGAGCTGGAGCATGTAGCCGGCTTGATGCACCGGAACGAACCGTTGACGGTCGAGACCTTCACCAACCTTATGCAGACCATGAAATCCAGCCAGGAAAAGCACTGGGACGAGAAGAAAGCCGGCTGGAATCTCTATCTCGATCAGCTGGGCGCTTATTTAGACAACAATCCGGGAGAACCCGGCCAAGGAGGAAATCCTAATGAATAA
- a CDS encoding MFS transporter, with protein sequence MKHFSQEERSWMLYDWANSAYSIIITTAVFPLFYKAAATDAGVSAANSTAYLGYTIGIATFILAILSPILGTIADYEGFKKRFFRFFFVLGIASTAALALVPPDQWLLLLIVYTLSAIGFAGSNVFYDAFLVDVTPEHRMNRVSARGFGMGYIGSTIPFIVSIIIILLAQKGILPLSAATASRIAFLITAVWWGVFTLPLLRNVRQVYYLEKIPNTVAASFQRLGTTLKDIRRYRTLFLFLLAYFFYIDGVGTVITMSTAYGSDLGISSTNLLIILFVTQVVAAPFAVLYGKLAEKFTGKTMLYAGIIIYMAVCVYAYFLKTTLDFWILAMMVASSQGGIQALSRSYYAKLVPKEKANEFFGFYNIFGKFASILGPVLVGVTAQLTGRSNLGVFSLVILFLIGIVVLKLVPETEAPSQTAQRLPLDR encoded by the coding sequence GTGAAACATTTTTCGCAAGAGGAACGAAGCTGGATGCTCTACGATTGGGCGAATTCCGCTTATTCCATCATCATTACGACAGCTGTCTTCCCGCTCTTTTACAAGGCCGCTGCGACGGACGCGGGGGTGTCGGCCGCCAACTCCACCGCCTACCTCGGCTATACCATCGGCATCGCGACCTTTATTCTCGCCATCCTGTCCCCGATTCTCGGAACCATTGCCGATTACGAAGGCTTCAAGAAGCGCTTCTTCCGTTTCTTCTTCGTGCTTGGGATCGCCTCTACCGCCGCGCTTGCCTTAGTCCCTCCCGATCAGTGGCTGCTCCTCTTGATCGTCTATACCCTTTCGGCCATCGGCTTCGCCGGGTCGAACGTGTTCTATGACGCATTTCTCGTGGATGTCACCCCCGAACACCGGATGAACCGGGTGTCCGCCCGAGGCTTCGGTATGGGCTATATCGGCAGCACCATTCCTTTTATTGTAAGTATTATCATCATTCTTCTTGCTCAAAAAGGGATCCTTCCCCTGTCGGCCGCCACCGCGAGCCGGATCGCCTTCCTGATCACCGCCGTGTGGTGGGGCGTCTTCACCCTGCCTCTGCTGCGCAACGTACGTCAGGTCTATTATTTGGAGAAGATCCCGAACACGGTAGCGGCCAGCTTCCAGCGCCTGGGCACGACCCTGAAAGATATACGCCGATACCGGACCTTATTTCTGTTCCTGCTTGCCTACTTCTTCTATATTGATGGTGTGGGGACGGTCATTACCATGTCTACGGCCTACGGCTCGGATCTCGGCATCTCCTCGACCAATCTGCTTATTATTCTGTTCGTCACCCAGGTGGTGGCCGCTCCTTTTGCGGTGCTCTACGGGAAGCTGGCGGAGAAATTTACGGGCAAAACGATGCTCTATGCCGGAATTATCATCTACATGGCCGTCTGTGTGTACGCCTATTTCCTCAAAACCACACTGGATTTCTGGATTCTCGCGATGATGGTCGCCTCGTCCCAGGGCGGGATTCAAGCGCTGAGCCGCTCCTATTACGCAAAGCTCGTCCCCAAGGAGAAGGCGAATGAGTTCTTCGGGTTCTATAACATTTTTGGCAAATTCGCCTCCATCCTCGGGCCGGTGCTCGTCGGGGTCACCGCCCAGCTTACGGGACGCTCCAATCTCGGCGTGTTCAGCCTGGTGATCCTGTTCCTAATCGGCATCGTCGTGCTGAAGCTCGTGCCCGAAACGGAGGCCCCCAGCCAGACCGCCCAGCGGCTTCCCCTCGACCGCTAA
- a CDS encoding ABC transporter ATP-binding protein, translating into MLTVERLTKRFSNGKGISEVSFTVEKGEVFGFLGPNGAGKSTTIRQIMGFIKPDRGSVKINGLDTWKEQGKVQAYVGYLPGEIAFIEGMTGKSFLDFMAAMQGGKDSSRRARLIERLQFDVNTPIRKMSKGMKQKVGIVAAFMHDPEVIILDEPTSGLDPLMQKVFIELVLEEKARGKTFLLSSHSFPEIERTCDRAAIIKDGLIVTVKDIHELQSMQRKLFEVTFADEAEAEAFAKSGLPIESREGTRVRAAVQGDYNRFVEETAKYRIRSLDTFSQNLEDVFMNYYDRKEGEQ; encoded by the coding sequence ATGCTGACGGTGGAACGGTTGACCAAACGTTTTTCGAACGGGAAGGGAATTTCCGAGGTGTCGTTCACGGTGGAGAAAGGAGAGGTCTTCGGGTTCCTGGGCCCGAATGGCGCGGGGAAATCGACCACCATCCGCCAGATCATGGGCTTTATCAAGCCGGACCGCGGGTCGGTGAAGATTAACGGGCTGGATACGTGGAAGGAGCAGGGGAAGGTGCAGGCGTATGTCGGATACCTGCCGGGGGAAATCGCTTTTATTGAAGGGATGACGGGAAAAAGCTTTCTCGACTTCATGGCCGCGATGCAGGGGGGGAAGGATTCTTCCCGGCGGGCCCGTCTGATCGAGAGGCTGCAGTTCGACGTGAACACGCCCATCCGCAAAATGTCCAAGGGCATGAAGCAGAAGGTCGGGATCGTCGCCGCCTTCATGCATGACCCGGAAGTGATCATCCTGGATGAGCCGACCTCGGGGTTGGATCCTTTGATGCAGAAGGTTTTCATCGAGCTGGTGCTGGAGGAGAAGGCGCGGGGGAAGACGTTCCTCCTGTCGTCCCACAGCTTTCCGGAGATCGAGAGAACGTGCGACCGGGCCGCGATCATCAAGGACGGCTTGATTGTGACCGTGAAGGATATTCATGAGCTGCAGTCGATGCAGCGGAAGCTGTTCGAGGTAACCTTCGCCGACGAGGCGGAGGCGGAAGCTTTCGCGAAGTCGGGGCTGCCGATTGAATCACGGGAAGGAACCCGGGTTCGGGCGGCCGTCCAAGGTGACTATAACCGGTTCGTGGAAGAAACGGCGAAATACCGTATCCGCAGCCTCGATACGTTCTCCCAGAACCTCGAGGATGTCTTTATGAATTACTATGACCGAAAGGAGGGGGAGCAATGA
- a CDS encoding alcohol dehydrogenase catalytic domain-containing protein: protein MKQANLQQNGVKSRAYRLVQPHEVVETALEHELREWEVAVEPTLGSICHADLRYFSGQRRPEALKKKLPMALIHEGIGTIVESGTSDREIGQRVVVVPNIQGYLLNGTAQEECCPSCQDTRNSQGSNYCQKGRFLGSGFDGIAQSRLVVPSASAIPVPDEVPDEIAVLTELSSVSYQALHHVKDLLPTARVVVFGDGPVGYLAAAMLHHVYGVSEDRLTVFGAVPEKLGQFDFATRHLVQEYDFSAGGLYDVALECTGGRFSESAINQAIDVLKPGGHLILMGVTEERVPINTRDVLEKGLTLRGSSRSSIEDFLPVLEAMKDPRCQDTLRKLLPSENTVIRSAEDFAEAMEYAENNRGWKKVLLDFEW from the coding sequence TTGAAACAGGCTAATTTGCAGCAGAACGGCGTGAAATCGCGCGCTTACCGCTTGGTACAACCGCACGAAGTGGTGGAAACCGCTCTTGAGCATGAGCTTAGGGAGTGGGAGGTGGCCGTGGAGCCTACGCTTGGCAGCATCTGCCATGCCGACTTGCGGTATTTCAGCGGACAGCGGCGTCCCGAGGCGTTGAAGAAGAAGCTGCCGATGGCGCTTATTCATGAAGGAATCGGAACGATCGTTGAAAGCGGAACCAGCGACCGGGAAATCGGACAGCGTGTCGTCGTGGTTCCCAATATCCAAGGCTATCTGCTTAACGGAACGGCCCAAGAGGAATGCTGCCCATCCTGCCAGGATACCCGGAACAGCCAAGGGAGCAACTACTGCCAGAAAGGGCGTTTTCTCGGAAGCGGTTTCGACGGCATCGCCCAGAGCCGGCTTGTGGTGCCTTCTGCAAGCGCTATCCCGGTTCCCGACGAGGTTCCGGATGAAATTGCGGTCCTGACCGAACTGAGTTCGGTTTCGTACCAGGCGCTGCATCATGTGAAGGACCTGCTGCCCACGGCACGTGTCGTCGTGTTCGGAGACGGACCTGTCGGCTATCTGGCCGCTGCCATGCTTCACCATGTGTACGGCGTAAGCGAAGACCGTCTGACCGTGTTCGGAGCCGTTCCCGAGAAGCTCGGGCAGTTTGATTTTGCAACCCGCCATCTCGTTCAGGAGTATGATTTCTCGGCCGGCGGCCTGTACGACGTTGCTCTCGAATGCACCGGGGGACGGTTCTCCGAAAGCGCGATCAACCAGGCGATTGATGTGCTGAAGCCGGGTGGACACCTCATTCTGATGGGCGTTACGGAAGAGCGTGTGCCGATTAACACCAGGGATGTGCTCGAGAAGGGCCTTACCTTGAGAGGCAGCAGCCGGAGCTCGATCGAGGATTTCCTTCCCGTGCTGGAGGCGATGAAGGATCCGCGCTGCCAGGACACCCTGCGCAAGCTGCTTCCGTCTGAGAACACGGTTATCCGGTCGGCGGAAGACTTTGCCGAGGCGATGGAATATGCGGAGAACAACCGGGGCTGGAAGAAGGTTCTTCTGGACTTCGAATGGTAA
- a CDS encoding M3 family oligoendopeptidase has product MNFSEYRYERPERKAVTEALRAAIADVRAAESFERQTEAIAAVNRIRSVVDSMGQLVYIRHSVDTNQEYYKTEQEYFDELGPVIQEYITDYYRALTESPFRAELEAKYGTQLLRLAELALKTFRPEIIEDLQQENKLKSEYTRLIASARIPFDGEEYTLSQLAPYAQSTDRDVRRRANEARFGFLAEHEAELDRLYDELVRLRTAIAHKLGYENFVQLGYDRLGRTDYDAAMAANFRRQVREEIVPVCVKLAERQKKRIGVDTLQYYDEDFRFKGGNAVPKGGPDWILEQGRRMYRELAPELDAFYRFMTERGLMDLLSKKGKESGGYCTYISEYESPFIFANFNGTSHDIDVLTHEAGHAFQVYMSRSFDIPEYWWPTMEAAEIHSMSMEFLAWPWMELFFREDTDKYRFNHLASSLSFIPYGVAVDEFQHFVYEHPEATPAERKRKWREIEEIYQPGRSFDGNDYLERGGFWQKQSHIYQTPFYYIDYTLAQLCAFQFWKRSREDFQAAWQDYLALCRLGGSQSFTKLAESAGLLSPFENGSVTSVIGGITSWLDSVDDRQF; this is encoded by the coding sequence GTGAATTTCAGCGAATACCGCTATGAAAGGCCCGAGCGTAAGGCCGTTACCGAAGCCCTGCGGGCCGCCATTGCCGACGTGCGGGCGGCGGAGAGCTTCGAGCGGCAGACGGAGGCCATCGCAGCCGTTAACCGGATCCGCAGCGTCGTGGATTCGATGGGCCAGCTTGTTTACATCCGCCATTCGGTCGATACGAATCAGGAATACTACAAAACCGAGCAGGAATACTTCGACGAGCTTGGACCGGTCATTCAGGAATACATAACCGATTATTACCGCGCCCTGACAGAGTCCCCTTTCCGCGCGGAGCTGGAGGCGAAGTACGGGACCCAGCTTCTCCGCTTGGCCGAGCTCGCCCTCAAGACCTTCCGGCCGGAAATCATCGAGGACCTGCAGCAGGAGAACAAGCTGAAGTCGGAATACACCCGGCTCATCGCCTCCGCCCGGATACCGTTCGACGGGGAAGAGTACACCCTCTCGCAGCTGGCTCCTTATGCGCAGTCGACCGACCGGGACGTCCGGCGCCGGGCCAACGAAGCGAGGTTCGGCTTCCTGGCGGAGCACGAGGCGGAGCTGGACCGGCTGTACGACGAGCTTGTGCGGCTGCGAACGGCCATCGCGCACAAGCTGGGGTACGAGAACTTCGTCCAGCTCGGCTACGACCGGCTCGGGCGGACCGATTACGATGCGGCCATGGCGGCCAACTTCCGCCGCCAGGTGCGGGAAGAGATCGTTCCGGTCTGCGTCAAGCTGGCGGAGCGCCAGAAGAAGCGGATCGGCGTCGACACGCTTCAGTACTACGACGAAGACTTCCGCTTCAAAGGCGGGAACGCCGTGCCGAAGGGCGGCCCGGACTGGATTCTGGAGCAGGGCCGCCGGATGTACCGGGAGCTCGCCCCCGAGCTGGACGCCTTCTACCGCTTCATGACCGAGCGCGGCCTCATGGACCTGTTGAGCAAGAAGGGAAAGGAAAGCGGGGGCTACTGCACTTACATCAGCGAGTACGAGTCTCCTTTTATCTTCGCCAACTTCAACGGCACCTCGCATGACATCGACGTGCTCACCCACGAAGCCGGCCACGCCTTCCAGGTGTACATGAGCCGGAGCTTCGACATCCCGGAATACTGGTGGCCGACGATGGAAGCGGCGGAGATCCACTCCATGAGCATGGAGTTCCTGGCTTGGCCGTGGATGGAGCTGTTCTTCCGGGAGGATACGGACAAATACCGCTTCAACCACCTCGCCTCCTCCCTGTCTTTTATTCCCTACGGCGTGGCGGTGGATGAATTCCAGCATTTCGTCTACGAGCATCCGGAAGCCACCCCGGCCGAGCGCAAACGGAAATGGCGGGAAATCGAAGAGATTTATCAGCCGGGGAGAAGCTTCGACGGCAACGATTACCTCGAGCGCGGCGGATTCTGGCAGAAGCAGAGCCACATTTACCAGACGCCTTTCTATTACATCGATTACACTCTCGCCCAGCTCTGTGCTTTCCAGTTCTGGAAGCGGTCCCGGGAAGATTTCCAAGCCGCCTGGCAGGACTATCTGGCCCTCTGCCGCCTGGGCGGCAGCCAATCGTTCACCAAGCTGGCCGAGAGCGCAGGCCTGCTTTCGCCGTTCGAGAACGGGAGCGTCACGAGCGTGATCGGCGGCATCACCTCCTGGCTGGACAGCGTGGACGACCGGCAGTTTTAA
- a CDS encoding ABC transporter permease subunit codes for MNATLYKQMLQVHLKGFLNYAFGSAFYILLMFWLYPGIARNAKAIDDLVASMPAGVGKAFSLNGFGSAEAFISGEYYGLLLVLILAVVSVQVATRLMAKLVDQGSMAYLLATPTTRAKVAFTQAGVLVTGLALILAVTTAAGFLGSAWFLNGEEVNPAKFLQMNAAAFLLFFAVGGVAFLISSLSNDEKKAAGLSGAVTFGFFSLDLLGKLSDSLDWMRALSPFSLYRPGEIINGQMALTGPFLLLAGIGLAAFALAIILFRKRDLPL; via the coding sequence ATGAACGCCACCCTCTATAAGCAGATGCTCCAGGTCCATCTGAAGGGATTTCTGAATTACGCTTTCGGCTCCGCCTTCTACATTCTTCTTATGTTCTGGCTGTACCCGGGCATTGCCCGTAATGCGAAGGCCATCGACGACCTGGTCGCCTCCATGCCGGCAGGCGTGGGGAAGGCGTTCAGCCTGAACGGCTTCGGGAGCGCGGAGGCTTTCATCTCCGGTGAATATTACGGGCTCCTTCTCGTGCTGATTCTCGCCGTCGTTTCCGTCCAGGTCGCCACCCGGCTGATGGCCAAACTGGTGGACCAGGGCTCCATGGCCTATCTGCTCGCCACCCCGACAACAAGGGCCAAGGTCGCGTTTACCCAGGCGGGCGTGCTCGTCACCGGTCTTGCCCTGATCCTCGCGGTGACCACCGCGGCCGGGTTCCTGGGAAGCGCCTGGTTCCTGAACGGGGAAGAGGTCAACCCCGCCAAGTTTCTGCAGATGAATGCGGCGGCGTTTCTGCTCTTTTTTGCGGTGGGGGGTGTGGCCTTCCTCATTTCCTCCCTCTCCAACGACGAGAAAAAGGCGGCCGGCCTTTCGGGCGCCGTGACGTTCGGCTTCTTCAGTCTCGATCTCCTCGGCAAGCTGAGCGACAGCCTCGACTGGATGCGGGCGCTCTCCCCCTTCTCCCTCTACCGGCCCGGGGAAATCATCAACGGGCAGATGGCGCTGACGGGGCCGTTCCTCCTTCTGGCCGGCATCGGGCTGGCGGCTTTTGCTCTGGCTATTATCCTTTTCCGCAAGCGCGATCTGCCCTTGTAG
- a CDS encoding SRPBCC family protein has translation MNKTTSSNHSTFVIERSYPHSPSKVFSAWADKGIKAGWFSGADQFEFRVGGREFSRGGPDGGPVFTFDACYQDIVPDQRIVYSYTLDMGETRISVSVTTVEFLQDPSGTRLIYTEQGVYLDGQDTPEQREHGTKLMLDMLGKVLDGQE, from the coding sequence ATGAATAAAACCACATCCTCGAACCATTCCACTTTTGTTATCGAACGAAGCTATCCCCATTCCCCTTCCAAGGTCTTCTCGGCATGGGCGGATAAGGGAATCAAAGCCGGCTGGTTCTCCGGCGCCGACCAATTTGAGTTCCGCGTGGGAGGACGGGAGTTCAGCCGGGGAGGTCCCGACGGAGGCCCGGTCTTCACCTTTGACGCCTGCTACCAGGACATCGTTCCGGACCAGCGGATTGTTTACAGCTACACGCTGGACATGGGAGAAACCCGGATCTCGGTATCCGTGACGACGGTCGAATTCCTGCAGGACCCAAGCGGTACCCGTTTGATCTATACGGAGCAAGGGGTTTATCTGGATGGGCAGGATACCCCCGAACAACGGGAACACGGTACGAAGCTGATGCTGGACATGCTTGGCAAGGTTCTCGACGGCCAAGAATGA